Part of the Pirellulales bacterium genome is shown below.
GCAAATGCGCCAGCAAGAGCTCGTGGATTTTCCGCCACACACCCCGCCGTTGCCAAGCCGCCAATCGCCGCCAAGCGGTCATGCCGCTGCCCCAGCCTAATTCTTGCGGCAACAATTCCCATGGAATACCCGTCCTGAGAATGAACAGGATGGCTGACAACGCCGCCCGGTTTTCCACCGGCTTGCGGCCCGGAAAACGCCGCCGCCGCTTCTTGGGCGGCGGTAATACAGGCTCGATTAACGTCCACAGTAATCAATGCAGAGGCAGTTCCACCGGCAGCCTACCTTTTCTCCGGCACGCCCAGGTCTTTGAGCTTGTCGGCTACGTTGTTGCCGTAGTGGCCGCCACGGAGCTTCGAGTTCACGTCTTTATCGATCGCCAGAATCTTTCCGTCCTTGCCAATATAAAACGTCCAGCGCTGGGCCCGATTGCCTTTGAGCACGCCGTAGTCGTTGGCAACTTTCCCTTCCGGATCGCTCAGAATCGGATAGTCGGCGCCCAGCGATTCGGCAAAAGCTTTGTTTCCCTTGTCGCCTTCATAAGGATCGACGCTGGCCGTGAAATAAACCGCGTCAAATTTGCGAATCGCTTCTCCATCTTCCTTCATCGATTTGCACTCGATGGTGCAGCCGGACGTGAACGCCGCGGGAAACCAGGCCAACACCACCGCCTGCTTGCCTTTGTAATCGCCCAGGTGGTGCAACTGGCCGTCGGAGCCCTTCAATTCAAAATCGGGCGCGGGGTCGCCCACTTTCAATTCGGCGGCGGTGAGCGAACCAATCATGCCGGACATCGTGAACATTGCAATCATAAGAACTGTCGAAATTTTCATGGCGGGACTCCTCCGAGGCGGAAATTTGGTGGGTTTAGAACGCGGCCCTCACGCGGCTTGTAGATCTACAACCTATCACGCCGAGCGATGAGAATCTATAACTAGAATTTGGTCGCCTGGGGCCTGGTCGTCTAGTGATTTTGTTATGCGGTGCGTTGACAATCGACCAAATACCACACTCCCAGACACAAGACACCAACAGCTTATGAACATCATTCCAATTACGCACGCTCTGATTAGTGTGAGCGATAAGCTCGGGCTGGCCGAATTTGCCCGCGGACTGGCCGCCCATGGCGTGGAATTGTTCGCGTCCGGCGGCTCTCGAAAACATCTGGAACAGGCGGGCTTGGAGGTGCGCGAAATTTCGGCCTACACGGGCTTTCCCGAAATGATGGATGGCCGCATTAAAACGTTGCATCCCAAAGTCCACGGCGGCATTTTGTGCCGGCACAATCGGGAGGACGATCGCGCCGCAATGCAGCAGCACGGCATTGTGCCGTTTGAGCTGGTCGTCGTGAATTTGTATCCGTTTGAAGCCACCATCGCCAAAGCGGACGTGACCGATGACGAAGCGATTGAGAATATCGACATTGGCGGGCCAACACTCATTCGCGGCGCTGCGAAAAACCATGCCTTTACCGCCGTCGCCACTTCGACCGAACAATACGCGACAATTCTCGATCAAATTTCCCAACAAGGGGGCACTTCGCTGGAGCTGCGGCGCAAATTGGCGGCCGAGGCGTTTGAAATGGTTGCCCGATACGATCGGGCAATTGCCGATTACTTTTCGGGTAATCATTTTGGTCGTGCGACCAATAGTGCCCCTCTCCCTCTGGGAGAGGGCCGGGGTGAGGGTGCTGAAACATTCCCGCCGACCATCCATCTCAACCTGCAGCGGCGCGAAGTGCTGCGTTACGGCGAAAATCCGCACCAGCAAGGGGCACTGTACGCACTAAAATCTGGGACGGAAGGCCGTGCGGCCGGAGCGAATTTGGTTTCGGCGCGGCAGTTAAACGGAAAAGAACTATCGTACAACAATTTGCTCGATTTGGATTCGGCGCTGGCCATTGTCCGTTCGTTGGCCGAACCGGCGGCGGTCGTCATCAAACATAATAATCCCTGCGGAGCAGCCACGGCCGGCACGCTTGCCACGGCCATGAAACAGGCTCTCGACGGCGATCCGGTAAGCGCGTTTGGCGGCGTGGTGGGATTGAACCGGCCGCTGGATACCGCCACGGCGGAAGTGTTGGCTGCTCCGGATCGATTTATCGAAGCAATTGTGGCGCCGGAATTTGAGCCGGCCGGATTGGAAATTCTCACCACCAAGCCCAAGTGGAAGGCCAACGTGCGGCTACTGCAAGTGGGTTCGCTGGACGCGCCGGTCGATCGGCGACAGTTTCGGGCGATCGATGGAGGATTTTTAGTGCATGACGCAGACATGGGGGCCGATCCGGAGTCGGAATGGAAGATTGTCACCAAGCGCCATCCGACGGCCGACCAAGTTGTTGATATGAGGTTCGCCTGGGCACTGGTGCGGCATGTCAAATCCAATGCGATCGTGCTGGTCAGCGATGAAATGATCGTAGGAGTTGGGGCCGGACAAATGAGCCGCGTCGATGCTGTGGAAATTGCCGTTCGTAAGGCGGGGAACCGAGCCAATGGCGCAGTGCTGGCCTCCGACGCCTTTTTTCCTTTTGCGGATGGAATTGAACTAGCAACCGCCGCGGGAGTGCGAGCGGTAATTCAGCCTGGAGGGAGCAAGCGAGATGAGGAATCGATTTCCGCGTGCGACTCGGCGACGATTCCGATGATTTTCACCGGCCGCAGACATTTCAAGCACTAGCCGGTTTTCACCACGGAGACACGGAGCAGGAAATCGATTTAGGATGTTGAAAGTAGAATGTAGGATTTGACATGACGTGTATCCCCTCGCTGAATTCATAAATTCTATTCCTAACTTTGTACATTGCTTCTCTGTGCCTCCGTGTCTCTGTGGTCAATTTGATTGATGTCCATCCTCGACAAAATTATTGCCAGCAAGCGGCGCGAAATAGAAGCGGCCAAAGCGGACCAGCCCGAAGCGGAAGTTCGGGCTGCCGCGGAAAAGGCGCCGCCGCCGAAAGATTTTTTCGCCGCGCTGGCCGCCCCCGGGCCGATCAAACTGATTGCCGAAGTGAAAAAAGCCAGCCCCAGCGCCGGAATCATTCGAGCCGATTTTGATCCGGTGAAGATCGCTCAGATTTACGAGCAACATGGTGCAGCCTGTTTGAGCGTGCTGACCGACGAGCCGTTTTTTCAAGGCCGACTGGAATATCTGCGCGACATTCGCGCGACAGTGAAGTTGCCGCTGTTGCGAAAAGATTTTATTCTGGATAAATATCAACTGTACGAAGCCCGGGCCGCCGGAGCCGATGCCGTACTACTGATTGCCGAATGTTTGGACGATTGTAATTTGCGCGCTTTGCACAATGAAGCGATTGCGTTGGGCCTGACGCCGCTGGTGGAGTTGTACGAGCCGGCGAATTTGCCGCGCGTGCTGGAGGCCGGGGCGACGTTAATCGGCATCAACAATCGCGATTTGAACACCTTCAAAGTCGATTTGCAGCATACCTTGCGGCTCCGCGAGCAAGTGCCCGAGGAATGCCTGCTGGTGGCCGAAAGCGGAATTCGCACTCGGGCCGACGTGCAGCAGTTGGAAGCAGCGGGCGTGAACGCCATTCTGGTAGGCGAAACGCTGATGGCCAATTCCAACATTGGCACCGCAGTGGACGCGCTGCTGGGGCGCTAATCGCAGGCGACAACCCGTTTCGTGCGGCGGTTCTTGCCAATGCCATGTTCTTGGATCAGCCGCGCGAGTTTGCGGCCGGTGACACTCAGCGGGTAGTCGTTCAATGCCGCCGGTTCAATCCACTGCAGTTCACCTTGCCCAGCGGTCGATTTGCGTGAAGATCGCAACTTGCCGGCTCGATCACACTGGGCAATAAAGCATTCTAGTGTGATGCGAAACCGTGTGACGCTATGCCGCAGCGTGACAATATATTTGGGCTGAGTGATTTTCACGTTCGTCATTTGCCACACGTGGTCGATAATTTCTGCCCTCCGGTGCGGCGCGACGGGCAGTCTCGGTTTTATAGTTTTTTGGCGGTTTGCTGGCCGCGGAAGCAGGAACCGCGGGAAATCCCACAGGCCGGCCCAGCGTTCGGCGGAACCGCACTTGCGCAATAAAATTTTGCCGCGGCGAACGATGACGACGGCGGCTTCTTGCACATTTTCCACCACGGGCTGACGGCGCGGAGCGGGAATTTCCGCCTGCCAGCGGCCGTGCCAAGTGGGGCACAGCGCGCGTAAAGGGCATTCATCGCACTTTGGTTCCCGCGGCGTGCAAATCAGGCTGCCCAATTCCATCAGCGCTTGATTCAATTCACCGCTGCCGCGCTTTGTCAAAAAATTTTCCGCCGCTTGCCACAGTAGCTGTTGTCCG
Proteins encoded:
- a CDS encoding redoxin domain-containing protein, with translation MKISTVLMIAMFTMSGMIGSLTAAELKVGDPAPDFELKGSDGQLHHLGDYKGKQAVVLAWFPAAFTSGCTIECKSMKEDGEAIRKFDAVYFTASVDPYEGDKGNKAFAESLGADYPILSDPEGKVANDYGVLKGNRAQRWTFYIGKDGKILAIDKDVNSKLRGGHYGNNVADKLKDLGVPEKR
- the mutY gene encoding A/G-specific adenine glycosylase, translating into MPFSAQKTTTDCASSPTWRQNARRRLLQWYRQNARDLPWRRTVDPYAIWVSEIMLQQTQVATVEGYFSRFLTSFPSVAALAAAEETTVLRLWEGLGYYRRARQMHAAAKIVVAQHSGKFPSNMHALWQLPGIGRYTAGAILSIAFDQSAPILEANTVRLLCRLLAFRGDPHSTIGQQLLWQAAENFLTKRGSGELNQALMELGSLICTPREPKCDECPLRALCPTWHGRWQAEIPAPRRQPVVENVQEAAVVIVRRGKILLRKCGSAERWAGLWDFPRFLLPRPANRQKTIKPRLPVAPHRRAEIIDHVWQMTNVKITQPKYIVTLRHSVTRFRITLECFIAQCDRAGKLRSSRKSTAGQGELQWIEPAALNDYPLSVTGRKLARLIQEHGIGKNRRTKRVVACD
- the trpC gene encoding indole-3-glycerol phosphate synthase TrpC, encoding MSILDKIIASKRREIEAAKADQPEAEVRAAAEKAPPPKDFFAALAAPGPIKLIAEVKKASPSAGIIRADFDPVKIAQIYEQHGAACLSVLTDEPFFQGRLEYLRDIRATVKLPLLRKDFILDKYQLYEARAAGADAVLLIAECLDDCNLRALHNEAIALGLTPLVELYEPANLPRVLEAGATLIGINNRDLNTFKVDLQHTLRLREQVPEECLLVAESGIRTRADVQQLEAAGVNAILVGETLMANSNIGTAVDALLGR
- a CDS encoding transposase produces the protein MWTLIEPVLPPPKKRRRRFPGRKPVENRAALSAILFILRTGIPWELLPQELGWGSGMTAWRRLAAWQRRGVWRKIHELLLAHL
- the purH gene encoding bifunctional phosphoribosylaminoimidazolecarboxamide formyltransferase/IMP cyclohydrolase: MNIIPITHALISVSDKLGLAEFARGLAAHGVELFASGGSRKHLEQAGLEVREISAYTGFPEMMDGRIKTLHPKVHGGILCRHNREDDRAAMQQHGIVPFELVVVNLYPFEATIAKADVTDDEAIENIDIGGPTLIRGAAKNHAFTAVATSTEQYATILDQISQQGGTSLELRRKLAAEAFEMVARYDRAIADYFSGNHFGRATNSAPLPLGEGRGEGAETFPPTIHLNLQRREVLRYGENPHQQGALYALKSGTEGRAAGANLVSARQLNGKELSYNNLLDLDSALAIVRSLAEPAAVVIKHNNPCGAATAGTLATAMKQALDGDPVSAFGGVVGLNRPLDTATAEVLAAPDRFIEAIVAPEFEPAGLEILTTKPKWKANVRLLQVGSLDAPVDRRQFRAIDGGFLVHDADMGADPESEWKIVTKRHPTADQVVDMRFAWALVRHVKSNAIVLVSDEMIVGVGAGQMSRVDAVEIAVRKAGNRANGAVLASDAFFPFADGIELATAAGVRAVIQPGGSKRDEESISACDSATIPMIFTGRRHFKH